The following DNA comes from Mucisphaera calidilacus.
CTGGGTCTTGCGTTTTGCGGGCATAGGACAACTGCCTCCGTGTGTACACGTCTCTCGCTGATTATCGGCCACCCCCGGGACTGAACGCCATACCTAAACGCGAACTCACACCCCCGTGTGCCCGAACCCGCCCTGGCCGCGTGTGGTCGCGCAGAGATCATCGACGACCGACCAGCTCACCCGCGGCACCGGCAGCACCAGCATCTGGGCGATCCGCATGCCACGCTCGACCACGAAGGGCTCCGGGCCGTGGTTGATCAGGGGCACGCACACCTCGCCTCGGTAGTCGGCGTCGATCGTGCCCGGGGCGTTGGGCATCGAGATCCCGAACTTGACGGCGAGGCCCGAGCGCGGGCGGACCTGCGCCTCGTAGCCGACGGGCACGGCCATCGAAAACCCGCAGGGGATCAACTCGATACCGCCACCCGGCGCAAGGGTTACCGACTCGTCCTCAGCCACGGCAGCGTGGAGGTCCATGCCGGCGGCGTGCTCCGTGCCGTAGGTGGGGACCGGCAGGCCCTCGCCGTGCGCGAGCCACTTGAGTTCAACACTGATGGCGTCTGGATTCATGAGGACACGATAACCCAAGGCGGGCGAGACGGACTCACCACTCGTCCCGGATCATCTTCTCGATCGCGTCGGCGAGCCCGTCTTCCATATTGGTGCCGGTGA
Coding sequences within:
- the dut gene encoding dUTP diphosphatase, translated to MNPDAISVELKWLAHGEGLPVPTYGTEHAAGMDLHAAVAEDESVTLAPGGGIELIPCGFSMAVPVGYEAQVRPRSGLAVKFGISMPNAPGTIDADYRGEVCVPLINHGPEPFVVERGMRIAQMLVLPVPRVSWSVVDDLCATTRGQGGFGHTGV